A window from Primulina eburnea isolate SZY01 chromosome 2, ASM2296580v1, whole genome shotgun sequence encodes these proteins:
- the LOC140822959 gene encoding O-fucosyltransferase 13-like isoform X1 has protein sequence MFATTVGKTLLIVTLIFSSLFLALFLFSPASQFPQASLNSPVSETAEIWSVKRIMGWRPCDWWLQGKPAALPANTNGYLRVDCYGGLNQMRRDFCDGVAIAHLLNATLVLPKFEVAAYWNESSGFGDVFDVEYFIEQMNGFVQVVTELPAELASKVPIPVDCSKRKGLFDYVETVLPSLLEHHYISITPAMSQRRDRYPQYAKAALCQACYKALRLTSALEKKGSLLFQAIPKPFLSLHLRFEPDMVAYSQCEYTGLSPSSVQSIEAARGERKPYIGEQARHWRNRGKCPLTPNETRIILQALAIPTNTSIYLAAGDGLMELEGLTSVYTNVFTKSSLLSDEDFKNMHGNTKAALDYYVSINSDSYVATYFGNMDKMVAAMRALKGLYKTFFLSRRAFAELCSKGLHGNFLMDALYKVHKNDFVMGIGSALPDCFCEFKLEG, from the exons ATCAGAAACGGCAGAGATATGGAGTGTAAAGAGAATAATGGGATGGCGGCCTTGCGATTGGTGGTTACAAGGAAAGCCTGCTG CTCTTCCAGCTAACACCAATGGGTATCTTCGAGTTGATTGCTATGGAGGGCTCAATCAGATGAGGAGGGAC TTTTGTGATGGTGTTGCTATTGCTCACCTGCTAAATGCAACTCTTGTTCTACCCAAATTTGAAGTGGCTGCATATTGGAATGAATCTAG TGGATTTGGAGATGTCTTTGATGTGGAATACTTCATCGAACAAATGAATGGCTTTGTTCAGGTTGTGACAGAGTTGCCTGCAGAGCTAGCATCCAAAGTACCTATTCCAGTGGATTGTAGCAAGCGCAAAGGTCTGTTTGATTATGTAGAAACTGTACTTCCTTCGCTGCTGGAGCATCATTATATTTCAATAACTCCAGCAATGAGTCAGAGAAGAGACAG ATATCCACAGTATGCAAAAGCTGCCCTTTGTCAGGCTTGTTACAAGGCTCTGCGTCTAACCAGTGCATTGGAGAAGAAAGGATCTCTGCTTTTTCAAGCCATTCCAAAGCCATTCCTTTCACTTCACCTCCGGTTTGAGCCTGACATGGTAGCTTATAGTCAGTGTGAATACACTGGTCTTTCTCCCTCTTCTGTCCAAAGTATAGAGGCTGCGCGAGGAGAGAGAAAACCATATATTGGAGAGCAAGCTCGTCATTGGAGAAACCGTGGAAAGTGTCCCCTTACACCAAATGAAACCAGGATCATCCTTCAAGCTCTTGCTATTCCTACCAATACAAGTATCTATCTGGCAGCTGGGGATGGTCTGATGGAACTTGAAGGCCTCACTTCTGTATACACAAATGTTTTTACCAAATCCTCCCTTTTGAGTGACGAGGACTTCAAAAACATGCATGGAAACACAAAAGCTGCACTAGATTATTATGTTTCAATCAATAGTGATTCATACGTGGCTACATATTTTGGGAACATGGATAAAATGGTTGCTGCCATGCGGGCTCTCAAGGGGTTGTATAAAACCTTTTTCTTAAGCAGGAGGGCATTTGCAGAATTATGTTCGAAGGGGCTTCATGGGAATTTTTTGATGGACGCGCTGTACAAGGTTCACAAAAATGATTTTGTAATGGGCATAGGATCTGCTTTACCCGATTGCTTCTGTGAGTTCAAGCTTGAAGGTTAG
- the LOC140822959 gene encoding O-fucosyltransferase 13-like isoform X4: MRRDFCDGVAIAHLLNATLVLPKFEVAAYWNESSGFGDVFDVEYFIEQMNGFVQVVTELPAELASKVPIPVDCSKRKGLFDYVETVLPSLLEHHYISITPAMSQRRDRYPQYAKAALCQACYKALRLTSALEKKGSLLFQAIPKPFLSLHLRFEPDMVAYSQCEYTGLSPSSVQSIEAARGERKPYIGEQARHWRNRGKCPLTPNETRIILQALAIPTNTSIYLAAGDGLMELEGLTSVYTNVFTKSSLLSDEDFKNMHGNTKAALDYYVSINSDSYVATYFGNMDKMVAAMRALKGLYKTFFLSRRAFAELCSKGLHGNFLMDALYKVHKNDFVMGIGSALPDCFCEFKLEG; encoded by the exons ATGAGGAGGGAC TTTTGTGATGGTGTTGCTATTGCTCACCTGCTAAATGCAACTCTTGTTCTACCCAAATTTGAAGTGGCTGCATATTGGAATGAATCTAG TGGATTTGGAGATGTCTTTGATGTGGAATACTTCATCGAACAAATGAATGGCTTTGTTCAGGTTGTGACAGAGTTGCCTGCAGAGCTAGCATCCAAAGTACCTATTCCAGTGGATTGTAGCAAGCGCAAAGGTCTGTTTGATTATGTAGAAACTGTACTTCCTTCGCTGCTGGAGCATCATTATATTTCAATAACTCCAGCAATGAGTCAGAGAAGAGACAG ATATCCACAGTATGCAAAAGCTGCCCTTTGTCAGGCTTGTTACAAGGCTCTGCGTCTAACCAGTGCATTGGAGAAGAAAGGATCTCTGCTTTTTCAAGCCATTCCAAAGCCATTCCTTTCACTTCACCTCCGGTTTGAGCCTGACATGGTAGCTTATAGTCAGTGTGAATACACTGGTCTTTCTCCCTCTTCTGTCCAAAGTATAGAGGCTGCGCGAGGAGAGAGAAAACCATATATTGGAGAGCAAGCTCGTCATTGGAGAAACCGTGGAAAGTGTCCCCTTACACCAAATGAAACCAGGATCATCCTTCAAGCTCTTGCTATTCCTACCAATACAAGTATCTATCTGGCAGCTGGGGATGGTCTGATGGAACTTGAAGGCCTCACTTCTGTATACACAAATGTTTTTACCAAATCCTCCCTTTTGAGTGACGAGGACTTCAAAAACATGCATGGAAACACAAAAGCTGCACTAGATTATTATGTTTCAATCAATAGTGATTCATACGTGGCTACATATTTTGGGAACATGGATAAAATGGTTGCTGCCATGCGGGCTCTCAAGGGGTTGTATAAAACCTTTTTCTTAAGCAGGAGGGCATTTGCAGAATTATGTTCGAAGGGGCTTCATGGGAATTTTTTGATGGACGCGCTGTACAAGGTTCACAAAAATGATTTTGTAATGGGCATAGGATCTGCTTTACCCGATTGCTTCTGTGAGTTCAAGCTTGAAGGTTAG
- the LOC140822959 gene encoding O-fucosyltransferase 13-like isoform X3 — MGWRPCDWWLQGKPAALPANTNGYLRVDCYGGLNQMRRDFCDGVAIAHLLNATLVLPKFEVAAYWNESSGFGDVFDVEYFIEQMNGFVQVVTELPAELASKVPIPVDCSKRKGLFDYVETVLPSLLEHHYISITPAMSQRRDRYPQYAKAALCQACYKALRLTSALEKKGSLLFQAIPKPFLSLHLRFEPDMVAYSQCEYTGLSPSSVQSIEAARGERKPYIGEQARHWRNRGKCPLTPNETRIILQALAIPTNTSIYLAAGDGLMELEGLTSVYTNVFTKSSLLSDEDFKNMHGNTKAALDYYVSINSDSYVATYFGNMDKMVAAMRALKGLYKTFFLSRRAFAELCSKGLHGNFLMDALYKVHKNDFVMGIGSALPDCFCEFKLEG, encoded by the exons ATGGGATGGCGGCCTTGCGATTGGTGGTTACAAGGAAAGCCTGCTG CTCTTCCAGCTAACACCAATGGGTATCTTCGAGTTGATTGCTATGGAGGGCTCAATCAGATGAGGAGGGAC TTTTGTGATGGTGTTGCTATTGCTCACCTGCTAAATGCAACTCTTGTTCTACCCAAATTTGAAGTGGCTGCATATTGGAATGAATCTAG TGGATTTGGAGATGTCTTTGATGTGGAATACTTCATCGAACAAATGAATGGCTTTGTTCAGGTTGTGACAGAGTTGCCTGCAGAGCTAGCATCCAAAGTACCTATTCCAGTGGATTGTAGCAAGCGCAAAGGTCTGTTTGATTATGTAGAAACTGTACTTCCTTCGCTGCTGGAGCATCATTATATTTCAATAACTCCAGCAATGAGTCAGAGAAGAGACAG ATATCCACAGTATGCAAAAGCTGCCCTTTGTCAGGCTTGTTACAAGGCTCTGCGTCTAACCAGTGCATTGGAGAAGAAAGGATCTCTGCTTTTTCAAGCCATTCCAAAGCCATTCCTTTCACTTCACCTCCGGTTTGAGCCTGACATGGTAGCTTATAGTCAGTGTGAATACACTGGTCTTTCTCCCTCTTCTGTCCAAAGTATAGAGGCTGCGCGAGGAGAGAGAAAACCATATATTGGAGAGCAAGCTCGTCATTGGAGAAACCGTGGAAAGTGTCCCCTTACACCAAATGAAACCAGGATCATCCTTCAAGCTCTTGCTATTCCTACCAATACAAGTATCTATCTGGCAGCTGGGGATGGTCTGATGGAACTTGAAGGCCTCACTTCTGTATACACAAATGTTTTTACCAAATCCTCCCTTTTGAGTGACGAGGACTTCAAAAACATGCATGGAAACACAAAAGCTGCACTAGATTATTATGTTTCAATCAATAGTGATTCATACGTGGCTACATATTTTGGGAACATGGATAAAATGGTTGCTGCCATGCGGGCTCTCAAGGGGTTGTATAAAACCTTTTTCTTAAGCAGGAGGGCATTTGCAGAATTATGTTCGAAGGGGCTTCATGGGAATTTTTTGATGGACGCGCTGTACAAGGTTCACAAAAATGATTTTGTAATGGGCATAGGATCTGCTTTACCCGATTGCTTCTGTGAGTTCAAGCTTGAAGGTTAG
- the LOC140822959 gene encoding O-fucosyltransferase 13-like isoform X2, protein MGNKSRRLQWFFHGAALPANTNGYLRVDCYGGLNQMRRDFCDGVAIAHLLNATLVLPKFEVAAYWNESSGFGDVFDVEYFIEQMNGFVQVVTELPAELASKVPIPVDCSKRKGLFDYVETVLPSLLEHHYISITPAMSQRRDRYPQYAKAALCQACYKALRLTSALEKKGSLLFQAIPKPFLSLHLRFEPDMVAYSQCEYTGLSPSSVQSIEAARGERKPYIGEQARHWRNRGKCPLTPNETRIILQALAIPTNTSIYLAAGDGLMELEGLTSVYTNVFTKSSLLSDEDFKNMHGNTKAALDYYVSINSDSYVATYFGNMDKMVAAMRALKGLYKTFFLSRRAFAELCSKGLHGNFLMDALYKVHKNDFVMGIGSALPDCFCEFKLEG, encoded by the exons ATGGGGAATAAATCAAG ACGTTTGCAATGGTTTTTTCATGGTGCAGCTCTTCCAGCTAACACCAATGGGTATCTTCGAGTTGATTGCTATGGAGGGCTCAATCAGATGAGGAGGGAC TTTTGTGATGGTGTTGCTATTGCTCACCTGCTAAATGCAACTCTTGTTCTACCCAAATTTGAAGTGGCTGCATATTGGAATGAATCTAG TGGATTTGGAGATGTCTTTGATGTGGAATACTTCATCGAACAAATGAATGGCTTTGTTCAGGTTGTGACAGAGTTGCCTGCAGAGCTAGCATCCAAAGTACCTATTCCAGTGGATTGTAGCAAGCGCAAAGGTCTGTTTGATTATGTAGAAACTGTACTTCCTTCGCTGCTGGAGCATCATTATATTTCAATAACTCCAGCAATGAGTCAGAGAAGAGACAG ATATCCACAGTATGCAAAAGCTGCCCTTTGTCAGGCTTGTTACAAGGCTCTGCGTCTAACCAGTGCATTGGAGAAGAAAGGATCTCTGCTTTTTCAAGCCATTCCAAAGCCATTCCTTTCACTTCACCTCCGGTTTGAGCCTGACATGGTAGCTTATAGTCAGTGTGAATACACTGGTCTTTCTCCCTCTTCTGTCCAAAGTATAGAGGCTGCGCGAGGAGAGAGAAAACCATATATTGGAGAGCAAGCTCGTCATTGGAGAAACCGTGGAAAGTGTCCCCTTACACCAAATGAAACCAGGATCATCCTTCAAGCTCTTGCTATTCCTACCAATACAAGTATCTATCTGGCAGCTGGGGATGGTCTGATGGAACTTGAAGGCCTCACTTCTGTATACACAAATGTTTTTACCAAATCCTCCCTTTTGAGTGACGAGGACTTCAAAAACATGCATGGAAACACAAAAGCTGCACTAGATTATTATGTTTCAATCAATAGTGATTCATACGTGGCTACATATTTTGGGAACATGGATAAAATGGTTGCTGCCATGCGGGCTCTCAAGGGGTTGTATAAAACCTTTTTCTTAAGCAGGAGGGCATTTGCAGAATTATGTTCGAAGGGGCTTCATGGGAATTTTTTGATGGACGCGCTGTACAAGGTTCACAAAAATGATTTTGTAATGGGCATAGGATCTGCTTTACCCGATTGCTTCTGTGAGTTCAAGCTTGAAGGTTAG